The Salvia miltiorrhiza cultivar Shanhuang (shh) chromosome 1, IMPLAD_Smil_shh, whole genome shotgun sequence genome has a window encoding:
- the LOC131008307 gene encoding uncharacterized mitochondrial protein AtMg00810-like, whose protein sequence is MSKEFEMTDIGLMAYYLGVEVKQLEDGIFITQEGYAKEILKKFKMEDCKAINTPVECGIKLSKNVGGEKVDPTLFKSLVGSLRYLTCTRPDILYATGLVSRYMENPTTTHFKAAKRILRYLKGTLDYGLFYSNTHDYKLVGYSDSDWAGDNDGRKSTSGFVFFMGDTAFTWMSKKQPIVTLSTCEAEYVAATSSVCHAVWLRSLLEELGWPQKEPTTICVDNKSAIALSKNPVFHNRSKHIDTRFHYIRECIAKKEVQVEYVKSQDQVADIFTKPLKFEDFIKLRSLLGMINQV, encoded by the coding sequence atgtcaaaggagtttgagatgacagacattgggctgatggcgtactacctcggcgtggaagtcaagcaactcgaagatgggatcttcatcacacaAGAAGGTTACGCCAAGGAAattctcaagaagttcaagatggagGACTGCAAGGCAATCAACACACCAGTGGAGTGTGGGATCAAATTATCCAAAAACGTCGGAGGAGAAAAAGTGGACCCGACATTGTTCAAGAGCTTGGTTGGAAGTTTACGGTACTTAACTTGCACAAGGCCGGACATTCTTTATGCGACAGGACTCGTGAGTCGCTATATGGAGAATCCAACCACTACGCATTTTAAGGCGGCAAAGAGAATTCTTCGCTACCTCAAAGGTACGCTCGACTATGGCCTATTCTATTCAAATACTCATGATTATAAGCTTGTTGGCTATAGTGATAGCGATTGGGCTGGAGATAATGATGGCCGCAAGAGTACAAGCGGATTCGTATTTTTCATGGGAGACACCGCTTTCACCTGGATGTCGAAGAAGCAACCCATAGTCACACTATCAACATGTGAAGCAGAATATGTGGCTGCCACATCCAGTGTTTGCCATGCAGTTTGGCTACGAAGTTTATTGGAAGAGCTTGGATGGCCACAAAAGGAGCCAACAACGATTTGCGTGGATAATAAGTCAGCAATCGCGCTCTCAAAGAATCCGGTGTTTCATAATCGAAGCAAGCATATTGACACCCGCTTCCACTACATCAGAGAATGCATCGCAAAGAAGGAGGTCCAAGTGGAGTATGTGAAATCACAAGATCAAGTTGCCGATATTTTTACCAAGCCGCTCAAGTTCGAAGATTTTATCAAGTTGAGAAGTTTGCTCGGAATGataaatcaagtttaa